A window of Argonema galeatum A003/A1 genomic DNA:
GCCAAGCACAACCGCCCTCCACAAATCCAGATCCTGTTGGAATTATACTTTTAAGACCACAGAGACAGAGGGAATTTGAGCCCATTGGCTCAGGTATATATCTTGGTCGGGGAGTTGTTCTTACAAATTGGCACATAGCCACGAATACCGCACTTTTGCTCTTACAAGGAGTTGACGTAAAATCTGAAGATCAGCTACTGACCTATCAGATCGATCGCAGTTCAAATTCACAAATTAATGCTTCTATCTGTTTAATTAAACCAAGTCCGAATTCCCCCAGCACCGACGGGCTGCAATACAGAATCAGTCCTACAAATACAGAAGGCTGCATTCCATACAATCTCACTAAGTGGCAGTCATTTCGTCCATCGCAACCTACTCCCTCACCTTTAATTCCCACTGTCCCTCTGAAACAATTGCTATTTCTAGACCGCAATCTGGAACTTGCAGTTGTTAAACTCGATCCAAAGGAACTCGACGCGATCGACCTCTCACCCCCTTGTCTGGAAGTACGACCAGTTAAGCAAGGTGAAAAACTGACGATTAAAAGTCATGCTTACGGTCGCTATCCCGCTGTAACAGCGATCGCAACCGTCCAAGATGACAAGCCAATGTTGCGTATCGACCCCGATCCTCGCGTTCCTGTAAAAAACCGCTACGCCGCCATGTCGATCGTCGCCACTCTTCCTCCTGGACAAGGCGATCTCGTCGGCCCCGGTTCATCCGGCGGGCCAGTGTTTAACCGTGAAGGCAGGCTGGTTGGGCTAGTATGGACAGGGCAAGACCTACCTGATGGCACCAAAGAAGTTTGGATTACACCAGCATCGGTTTGGTTACCGAAGCTTGAGCAGGCGAAAATACCAGATAAGGATTTAAACAAAGTTTTGGATGCTTCTTGTCCGGTCAGATTGTAGCAATTTTAGATTCGATCGCAGTAGGTATTGGTTGCGATGCCGCGCTCTTATAGCCCTAAAGCGCAACCAATACCCATTATCCATTCCGAACAACACCTTCTATAGCAACCGCCAGGACGGTTAGGACGTACTAAAACGCTAGAATCAATTCACATAAAGCATTTCACTTTTGAATGAGTGACTTTTGACTTTTGCTATATATCTGTTGTCTCTATGACTAGCGTTACCCTCAACCACAGTCCTTGCGTCTTAGTGATTGAAACTGACGA
This region includes:
- a CDS encoding S1 family peptidase, producing MRKKFWVLLLSAVCSIFFVFVSQAQPPSTNPDPVGIILLRPQRQREFEPIGSGIYLGRGVVLTNWHIATNTALLLLQGVDVKSEDQLLTYQIDRSSNSQINASICLIKPSPNSPSTDGLQYRISPTNTEGCIPYNLTKWQSFRPSQPTPSPLIPTVPLKQLLFLDRNLELAVVKLDPKELDAIDLSPPCLEVRPVKQGEKLTIKSHAYGRYPAVTAIATVQDDKPMLRIDPDPRVPVKNRYAAMSIVATLPPGQGDLVGPGSSGGPVFNREGRLVGLVWTGQDLPDGTKEVWITPASVWLPKLEQAKIPDKDLNKVLDASCPVRL